The following are encoded in a window of Prochlorococcus marinus str. MIT 1013 genomic DNA:
- a CDS encoding DUF3104 domain-containing protein, protein MNEPEFLIVKPSDTVLVGEDEIAKVLSFVGGPIDPDPPPLFQVANIDSGEIKFVHGEEVKQILSHIG, encoded by the coding sequence ATGAATGAGCCTGAATTTCTAATAGTTAAACCTTCAGATACTGTTCTTGTTGGAGAAGATGAGATTGCAAAAGTTCTCTCATTTGTTGGAGGACCAATAGACCCAGATCCCCCCCCACTTTTTCAAGTCGCAAACATTGATTCAGGCGAAATCAAATTTGTTCATGGTGAGGAAGTGAAACAAATTCTGTCTCACATTGGTTAG
- a CDS encoding DUF2839 domain-containing protein yields MQSKTDSHAASYSIALLFHSWLMNDLFLLNRLNLYKPKANFDLSLEYYALFFMGEAKRRKELGLPPREKPVELKLPVLDKENIQKKVRSFLYKNPIVPFVFYGLVLGAFGWGLYNLVKGYQLIKS; encoded by the coding sequence ATGCAATCTAAAACAGATTCCCATGCGGCCTCATATTCAATTGCTTTACTTTTTCACTCATGGTTAATGAATGATCTTTTTTTATTAAACCGTCTAAATCTTTATAAGCCAAAGGCCAACTTCGATTTATCTTTAGAGTATTACGCCCTCTTTTTTATGGGAGAAGCTAAAAGAAGAAAAGAATTGGGACTCCCTCCAAGAGAAAAACCTGTTGAGTTAAAGTTGCCCGTGCTTGATAAAGAAAACATTCAAAAAAAAGTTAGGTCTTTTTTGTATAAAAATCCAATTGTTCCATTTGTTTTTTATGGCCTTGTACTTGGAGCTTTTGGTTGGGGGCTATATAACCTCGTGAAAGGTTATCAATTGATTAAGTCATAG
- a CDS encoding prepilin-type N-terminal cleavage/methylation domain-containing protein, translating to MLAFQLYLNSPHAKKVLSKKPGEKGFSLIELVVVVAVLAILAAIAIPSFTSLNAEARVAGAKTTLANLVKECAVRILDSDPNNQVYVPATYAPNGYAAVAEAPADATNTCNNNDVYQLTGVASGNPAATDLAQFRYDAGTGAKTCTQGSNEGSANRALGCTITDATAGTGTW from the coding sequence ATGCTTGCTTTTCAGCTTTATCTCAATAGCCCTCACGCTAAAAAAGTTTTAAGTAAAAAACCAGGTGAGAAAGGCTTCTCACTTATTGAACTAGTTGTTGTTGTAGCTGTTCTAGCTATTCTTGCTGCAATTGCTATCCCATCTTTTACGAGTCTGAATGCAGAAGCTAGAGTCGCAGGAGCCAAAACTACCCTTGCTAACTTAGTCAAGGAATGTGCAGTTAGAATTCTAGATTCTGACCCTAATAATCAAGTTTACGTACCTGCAACCTATGCTCCAAATGGTTATGCGGCCGTAGCAGAAGCTCCAGCAGATGCAACGAATACTTGCAATAACAACGATGTCTATCAATTAACTGGTGTTGCAAGTGGCAACCCAGCCGCAACAGATCTAGCTCAATTTAGATATGACGCTGGAACTGGAGCTAAAACGTGTACTCAAGGATCTAATGAAGGCAGCGCTAACAGAGCTTTAGGATGTACTATTACTGATGCGACTGCTGGTACTGGTACTTGGTAG
- a CDS encoding prepilin peptidase: MNLFFLGVFGLCVGSFLNVILYRMPKNESIVKPRSACPSCKTKLSFIELIPVISWLIQLGKCRHCKAKISITYPSIEIITSVLFIMAIFSKPTIQIIDNQLILIIAGCMLYSIIIILTIFDIKFFWLPDTLTFLGISIGIFINILPSIIYLDYNKLITPLSYLFYSISAYFIIAFVAFLLKKILNKPAMGLGDAKLSAMVSSWLGLEGLELVLMLTILTSGLYSTLGLLLGVYKRGSVIPLGSFICLSFGAVWFLGNNFFLDILDRFLWWRYL, from the coding sequence ATGAATTTGTTTTTTTTAGGAGTATTCGGCTTGTGTGTCGGCAGTTTTCTAAATGTAATTCTTTATCGCATGCCAAAGAATGAATCCATAGTAAAGCCTAGAAGTGCTTGTCCTAGTTGTAAAACTAAATTGTCTTTTATAGAATTGATTCCAGTTATTAGTTGGCTTATTCAACTTGGAAAATGTAGACATTGTAAAGCCAAGATTAGTATAACTTATCCATCAATAGAAATCATTACATCAGTGTTATTTATAATGGCAATATTTTCAAAACCAACAATTCAAATCATTGACAATCAACTTATTCTTATCATTGCAGGATGCATGTTATATTCTATTATAATAATCTTAACTATATTTGATATAAAATTTTTCTGGTTACCTGATACTTTAACATTCTTAGGCATTTCAATTGGGATTTTCATTAACATTTTACCATCTATTATATATCTTGATTACAATAAACTAATAACCCCCCTTAGTTATTTATTTTACTCAATTTCTGCATATTTTATTATTGCCTTTGTTGCTTTTTTATTGAAAAAGATTTTGAATAAACCAGCTATGGGGCTTGGAGATGCAAAGCTATCAGCAATGGTGTCTTCATGGTTAGGCTTAGAGGGGCTTGAATTAGTTCTAATGCTAACAATATTGACCAGTGGATTGTATAGCACATTAGGGTTGTTATTAGGTGTTTACAAGAGAGGAAGTGTAATTCCTCTTGGCAGCTTTATCTGCCTGAGTTTTGGAGCGGTTTGGTTCTTAGGTAATAATTTCTTTCTAGATATTTTAGATAGATTCCTCTGGTGGAGATATCTTTAG